The Dermochelys coriacea isolate rDerCor1 chromosome 7, rDerCor1.pri.v4, whole genome shotgun sequence sequence CCACGTATTCTGGTATAGTGGGCTTGCGCTGAGTTCTCTTGAGTTTGACCATTTTGAAGGAGGCAGGTTCTTCACTGTTCTGTTCTTCTGGGGCTGGCTTTCTTGCATGTTCATTTTTCCTGCTCATGGACATAGTTTTAGGGACAGGTGGAGGCTTGGGGGCTTGTATTGAGCTATACATCCTTGAATCAGGCATTGGTCCCCCTAGCATTTCCCAAATCCCAGGAGGCAACCCCAGTCCATTTTCTAACACAGCTATTAACTCTCTCTGCTCTTTTAATTTCTGCTGTTTTTGCTCCTCCTGCCTTTTTTGTCTTTGTCTGTCAAGATTTCTGCTGAGCAGATTGGTAACAACCATCCTGGGGCCTGGAAGTTCAAAGTGATAGCCCATCTTCAGCAGCTTAGGGTTGGCTTTCAGAAGCCTGGCAATTTCCATTTCAGCTTGATGGCCCAACATGTTCCTCTGATTGTGAAAACGCAGTTCAGTTAATGTCTCATTATACTGCAGACATCTCATGATCGCAACGATTCCCTTGCCTGAGATAAAATTTGAATCAATATTTAGAGTAGTGATGCTCCTGTTTTCACGTAACATGTTGGCCACAGCAAAAGCTACGTTGTCATCAGCTCCTACATTGGCTAAACTAAATGTTTTTACATGCTTATTTTTTTTCATGGCATTCACAAAGTCCACCAGCATTTCCTTTGGGATGTTTTCAATGTTGTTCAGATTGAGTTCCTTCACATCTGGATCGTTTTTTCGGACCTTCTGCAAGTTTTCATCTAAATTGGTTTGGTTTCCTGAAGGTCTTGCACTTAACTTAATAAAGCTAGTATCTACAGCTAACTTCTTTGGAATTTGTAGTTTTGATACtttcttttcattgttttcttggtTTTCTGGATTTCCCCCTGATTTTGTACATGGCTTCTTAGTTACCTGATCATTGTTGCTGTTTTCATCTCCATATGTCTTCTTCATTCTTGATTCTTCCTCgtcatcatcttcctcctcctcgtcATCATCgtcatcctcttcctcatcttctGTCTCTTTATAGCTTCTCTCTTCATTTGTTTCTCCTGATTGTTGTGCTGAACCAGGTTTTGCCTGTTCAACAAGTTCGTTTTTGTAATACGTTTCTTTTTTGTCTGCTTCTGTAGTATCTTCTGCCATTTTTTTGTTAGCAATATCGTCCGTATCCCCAGCATTTTCTTCAAACTTCTCTGCAATGTTTCTCTAAAGAAGACAAAATGCTAATagctgaaataatttaaaatggtttTGTTACATTAATTatgcactgaaataaaaatatagcaaatGGCTTTAATGTGTCTCTGTTCTTCCTCACATTATATTTTAGAGaatgctttttgaaaaaaagtgttcATAGTACTTCTGGCCTAAATGTGAATGAACAATAATTCCTTACTTAAATACTGTTATACAGCAATCTCTCATATAAACTTTCCAAGAATGCCAATAACTTCTTTCACATTCCTGATCTAAAGTCTATTGATGTTGAGAGAATCTTTCTATTTACATCAATGGTAGATCAGCCTAATTTTCTCTGATATAACAATGCGTTGTCTATCGCATTTCTAGGAGTCCTTTGTTTTTCACGTAGCAAAAAACTGGAGATACATTTCTAGATATTGGCTCTGTGGCTCAGTCTAATGAAGACCAAAGAGGAGAACGTCATAGTAACGGGTAGAACTGTTAGTGTCCAAGCCTTAGGAGTTTGGGCTTCTGTGTAGAGCTTTAGCATTAAGGGGGCACCACTGGGGATGTAGGTGAATATTAGTTCAATTGCTTTTGTGTTCTGCGATGGGAAAGTGGTTTCTGAACACTGCTTGATGGAAGGGCTGTGCTTTTAGCatcagtaataagaaaaggagtacttgtggcaccttagagactaacaaatttattagagcataagctttcgtgagctacagctcacttcatcggatgcaatgcatccgatgaagtgagctgtagctcacgaaagcttatgctctaataaatttgttagtctctaaggtgccacaagtactccttttctttttgcgaatacagactaacacggctgctactctgaaacctagcatcaGTAATGACATCATATTGGCCTCTGCTCAGTTCCTGCCAGGAAGCGTAGCCACTTTCCCTGAAGGTCTATTTCATGTACAATTTAATTTTCTTGCCCCTTTCTCATGATGGGTAAGAACTGGATTTTACTACTCAGGACCCATTTCACTTTGTCTGCAGCTTGCTATTAGTAAGCAATTAGACAGAAGGCCTGATCTTAGAGTCCACGTCCAGCTTAAAATTCCCATGGACTCCAGTGagagtttatatataaataaggaGTGCATGATCAGGCCCTTTGAAAGTACAAGAATAAGGGAtgcagatggtggtggtggtcctGCACCACTGGGATCAGGACTGAGACCACAGTGACACTTAACTGCACTTCTCCTTTGTACCAGTGGAGGTTGCTATTTGTCAAGTTCTGAAGTGACGAAGTAGGGGatgctgaaatataaataaattatatctgTTTGCTGTATTAATGAAACCCTTGGAGTTTTCGTATGGATTTAACTTGACACGGAGCTGGGAATGAACCACACAACCTCCACCTTTGGAATAGttcaaatctggatccaaactgtGCAACTCAGGTCCATCTCTACTTTGTACAATAGAGGTTAAAGAAACCCCAACAACTTTCAACATCCCAAAGTATAAAAGGAAACACATTTATATACAAACCTCTTAAAGGCCAAGAATGATCAAGCAACAGCTTATCTTCTTTGTAAACAGCTACTGGGACACAAACTTTTACTGGAATTCAGGGATATACAGTACTGATGTACTAGAATACAACCATATTATATAAGGTTGGACTGATGGTAAAAAGTCATACTGTGTTTCTCCTTTGAGTCATTTAAAATTCCTACATGTCCAAATCCTGATGTATTTCCACAGGCACATCTCCCCTTGTATTCAGTTGGAGTTTGGCCTGCATAAAgactatggccccaattcagcaaagtatttaagtacgtgcttaactttaagtcaatgggacttaggaatgtgcttaagtgcattgctgaatAGGGCTGGACTCTTGAATCAAAGCCCACAAAAAGACATACAActggatccccagctggtgtaaatcagcgtagtTCCATTAACTTGGCTGATTTACATTGGCTGAGTATTTGGCCCATGAAGTTTGGGCTCATAGTCACTAGTGATTTTAACTCAGTCAAAAGACAGACATTTTCAATGTGACATTAAGTTCTATTAATGATCactattattatcatcatcatctaatATTAGAGTTTATTAAGCCCTTCTAATTATATTAAGGTTATAAGGGAAAAATCACACTAGCCAATATTTATATTCTTATATATATTATGGAGAAATAAAAAGCTTGACTTCTATTTTGTGATTTGCTTTTATATGGTGTTTTTTCAATCAGGTTTTGATGAAATAAAAACGTCATTTtcttacatttgaaaatgtaggtaaCAATTTGGGCAAAAagtaaaaatcttttattgggGTAATCTTTCAAGTTAGATCCTATAGTTAAAGAGAATTTTGAAACAAGATTTGACTGAGTTTAAATTCATACACTATACTATGCTTTAATTTTCAGAAGGAACTGACAGAGAGGAAGACAAAAGCATCAAACCTATTATTATGAAGGCCCTGATCTTTGGCAATATACTGTTACAATAAGTCTTATAGATGCATAATAAACAGTTGTGATTCTCGCTTATTACCTCAGATGGCAAGAGGTTGACGGGAACTCTCTCATCCTCTAGCATGCGTCTTGATGCCTTCTGCCAATACAGGTAATCAACAAGAGATCTGTGGTCAAAGTTTCCTGTTGGAGGCTTTTCAGTCTGATCTTTCTGTATCATTCCAACTGGGACTCTTGGGTCTGGAGCCATGACTTCCATTTCACATTGGAGCTCCCTCAGCTCTTCAGGGGATAAGTTTCCTAAGATTTCATCTTCATCAATGTCCTCGATTCTGACTTCCTGGTCAGAATTTTGGCTGAAttcagacatttttttaaacctgaagAAAACAATTTATAAAATGCTGTGCTACTAACAGTATTACACACTGTTAAATCCCCACATTCATGTTTTTGTCATGAACAGTGGCAGTGCTTGATCTCagtgtgtgagagacagtggGACTAAAGCTTTTACTAAGTCTATATTAAGCTGCTGCACTTGGCTGGATCAAGAGAATTTATGGAAATGCTGCCATGCTCTGTTTTCAGCAACTTGTCAGCTGTGCAAACCCTTCTGACATTTCAGTACAGCTGGTATGTCTCTGAGTAATAGAGATGATGATAGTTTTCTAGAGGATTCCCTTCAGAGGATGACTTTTAAATCTCATCATATTGATGAATCTGCTATATatacaggatgaaattcacaTTTGTGCAGAGAATCAACACACAAGTTTtcttggaactggaaaaggttcagagaagggcaacaaagacaATCAAAGGTATGGAAGTGCTCCCGTACAACAAgaaactaaaaagattaggggtcttcagtttagaaaagagacaatgaaGAGGGGCTATGATAGAAGTCTATCAAATTGTGtactgtggagaaagtgaatagagaagtgttatttatcttttcacacaatacaaaaaacaagtgtcccaatgaaattaataggcagggggtttaatataaacaagaggaagtattttttcacagaacGCACAActaaccagtggaactcattgtcgTGGGAacttgtgaaggccaaaaatatgattgggttcaaaaaataactggataatttcatggaggataggttcatcaagaTCAACCCCGTGCTTAGGGCAACACTGAACCTCTGACTAtcagaagccaggagtggaatacggggatggatcactccaaaaatgccctgttctgtacacttccCCTGAAGTTCTGGTAAAGGCCACTGCTGGAGTCAGCAAACTGgacaagatggaccatggtctgacccagtatggcagttcttatgcaTAATTTATGTCTCGCTGAAGGCTCAGCACAGGGTTTAGGTGTTGCATAGGCCTTGGGCTGGCCCTTTATATAGGAGTGAATTTCACACTGTATTCATAGTCTTTCCTAAGCTTTCAAAAATGACTGAATTCTGAGGGCAGCTTTGCTTCATGTTCAAATGCTGAATATCAGCTTGTAATAGCCCCGGTCACATGAGCAGTCGAAATGGCAACTGTGCTTTGGATAAAATCATGGAAGATTGGTCAAGATAGGTTGAAAAATTAGAACCATAAAATATATCATAATAAGGTGCACTTGTTACTACTAccagggtcctgggccatgacagGGGGTCCTAGGTGCTAACAACAACCTGAATCTAAAGAACCAGGTGTGTAATGAATGTTATGTCTGTTAAGTCCTTATTCATAAGGCCTCTCTACCACATAATAAGTCTCATCCTAGGAGTGGGACATCAGTCCTTGTGCAggcatgggtgaaattcaccagtaGTGTTTCTCCTGGAGTTTACCATATAATTTTCACACCCATTGTCTAATGTTAGGATATTGTGATTATTGTTTACAACTAAGGATGTCgtgcaagtttaaaacaaactactGGGCCCATTCACCATCATGAAGCTTTAGTCTTTATTTAAATTTCCCCTGCACTATGTGTGTTGAAGAAAGCTAAAGAgacttttgtctctctgggtttgtATCCCAGTAGACATgaattctcaattttttttcccccagaaagagTATCTTGTGTATACAGTTCCTGCTTATTAAATATAGAGCGTTACTTGTGATTATAGGTATTTTACATGAGATTACATGTGAGATTACAGATCCAAAAATAAGACGCTCTATTTAACATCCTACTGTGCTCGTGTAAGGAACTAGCTTGGTCTGTTGGTATATTGATATATTGGTAGAAGTTAACCCTTCTCACAAGAGGTTCACAGCTAAGAAGCAGTGCATTAATCTGCTGCATATCTgtgaatataatttgttttatGAGACCTAATAAGTACTGTATTTGCATCCGTCTAGGCAATAGTGCAccaaagggaaacaaaaacaTTCCACTGAAGTACCTTGTTACCAAATATCCATGAATGACTGGGACACCCTTGTTTATTATTACCATTTACTGTCCCCTTCCATTTCACTATCAAACCATCTTAGAGCAGAATCTCTGCCAGCCTTCTGGACTGCAGTATGCTCACACAAGATATGTCAGGTCAGAATCTGGGCTCTGCCTCTGGAACCTGGTTAGGAATTATTTTTCACTAACTGTCTAtcttgaaaagttttattttttccatcatATGATTAGGCCACCAGCAGCCTGCAATAAGTGGGTGAAACCTCCTTGGGAATCTCTGGGATACATTTGGCAGTGACGTACACAGTAGCATAAAACAGACAATGGGAGTAAGTCGTGTGACTTAGACTCATGTGGCATTTAGTGAGTGTAGAAAATGAGGGCCACTTAGTCATTTATGAGGTAAAGAGGAGGACAGGGCAGCCCCAACAGGTTCCGCTGACTCCAGAGTTGAAGCTCCAGAGCACAGCACTACTTTAAGGCTCCGGCTATACTATGAGGCTTTTAGCGACACACGTGTGCTGCTAAAAAccatgcagtgtagctgctgtttgtaggcaggagagagctctcctgctgacaaacaacTTCCACCCCCTCCATGAGCGGCAGTGGCTTTGTTGGCAGGAAAGCGCTCCCGCTGTTCACATCTGGCGCTTTTCGTCGGTAAaactttttttggggtggggagtggtttgctgacaaagtgccagtgtagacatactcactcTCCCATGGTTTTATTCCAGGGCTTCTCTCACTTCACAATGTTCCTGGGTCTCCTGGAAACTCAACAACAATCCAAGTCCTAAAACAGGACTGAGTGCTCTCACATTCGACTTCAGTCCTGGGCCCGGTTGGCAGAGGCTTTGCAGGCCAGGCTGCCAAGTGCCATGTGCTGGGCAAGTTTTGACACTTATTGCATTTGCCCCTCCCTGCACACATTCCTGTAgccctttgggatccttcagcCCGCAGCTTGCGTTAGGGGAGTGCCCCAGttgttggtcctggggccggttttgttcaacatcttcattaatgatctggatgatgggatgaattgcaccctcaagttcgcagatgacactaagctggtgggagaagtagatatgctgg is a genomic window containing:
- the LMOD3 gene encoding leiomodin-3, which encodes MSEFSQNSDQEVRIEDIDEDEILGNLSPEELRELQCEMEVMAPDPRVPVGMIQKDQTEKPPTGNFDHRSLVDYLYWQKASRRMLEDERVPVNLLPSERNIAEKFEENAGDTDDIANKKMAEDTTEADKKETYYKNELVEQAKPGSAQQSGETNEERSYKETEDEEEDDDDDEEEEDDDEEESRMKKTYGDENSNNDQVTKKPCTKSGGNPENQENNEKKVSKLQIPKKLAVDTSFIKLSARPSGNQTNLDENLQKVRKNDPDVKELNLNNIENIPKEMLVDFVNAMKKNKHVKTFSLANVGADDNVAFAVANMLRENRSITTLNIDSNFISGKGIVAIMRCLQYNETLTELRFHNQRNMLGHQAEMEIARLLKANPKLLKMGYHFELPGPRMVVTNLLSRNLDRQRQKRQEEQKQQKLKEQRELIAVLENGLGLPPGIWEMLGGPMPDSRMYSSIQAPKPPPVPKTMSMSRKNEHARKPAPEEQNSEEPASFKMVKLKRTQRKPTIPEYVEPAEKTSLKDVIKTLKPVPKKRPPPLVEITPREKLLNDIRQSNVAYLKPVPVPKELE